The following proteins are encoded in a genomic region of Burkholderia gladioli:
- a CDS encoding glycosyltransferase, whose amino-acid sequence MTATNVHVHLFYGADPRSYRAGDNIGCLYGYHHAASDEFAMSYSRDRRESRPVSVARRALKAALGFDAIHAWRNREALLAADVIWTHTEQEHLAAALVLKLAGARGARPLLLAQSVWLLDRWPRFGALRRWVYRKLLARADVLTTLARDNAVLCREFLQRDAVQVYYGLNTQDFPVRMPETWTPHRPLRIAAIGNDRDRDWATLIEAFGGLPRYQVKLATRRRIPRELHRPNVEIASVSGIARQREFYDWADVIVVPLRPNHHASGITVMLEAAAVGKPMIVSDVGGLRDYFPNDCAAYVPAFDASAMRGAADRMVAQPERALARARAAAARLVEAELTTEAFAAQHVRITRELLQRRRVTAGAAAPLPLADSRTPSN is encoded by the coding sequence ATGACCGCCACGAACGTGCACGTTCACCTGTTTTACGGCGCCGATCCGCGCAGCTATCGCGCCGGCGACAACATCGGCTGCCTGTACGGCTATCACCACGCGGCCTCCGACGAATTCGCCATGAGCTATTCGCGCGACCGCCGCGAATCGCGCCCGGTCAGCGTGGCGCGCCGCGCCCTGAAGGCCGCGCTCGGCTTCGACGCGATCCATGCCTGGCGCAATCGCGAGGCGCTGCTGGCGGCCGACGTGATCTGGACGCATACCGAGCAGGAGCATCTGGCCGCCGCGCTGGTGCTGAAGCTGGCCGGCGCGCGCGGCGCGCGGCCGCTGCTGCTGGCGCAGAGCGTCTGGCTGCTGGATCGCTGGCCGCGCTTCGGCGCGCTGCGCCGCTGGGTCTATCGCAAGCTGCTGGCGCGCGCCGACGTGCTGACCACGCTGGCGCGCGACAACGCCGTGCTGTGCCGCGAGTTCCTGCAGCGCGACGCGGTGCAGGTCTACTACGGGCTCAACACGCAGGACTTCCCGGTGCGCATGCCCGAGACCTGGACGCCGCATCGCCCGCTGCGCATCGCCGCGATCGGCAACGACCGCGACCGCGACTGGGCCACCCTGATCGAGGCCTTCGGCGGCCTGCCGCGCTACCAGGTCAAGCTGGCCACGCGGCGGCGCATCCCGCGCGAGCTGCACCGGCCCAACGTGGAGATCGCCTCGGTGTCCGGCATCGCGAGGCAGCGCGAGTTCTACGACTGGGCCGACGTGATCGTGGTGCCGCTGCGGCCCAACCACCACGCCTCGGGCATCACCGTGATGCTGGAGGCGGCGGCGGTGGGCAAGCCGATGATCGTCAGCGACGTGGGCGGCCTGCGCGACTACTTCCCGAACGATTGCGCGGCCTATGTGCCGGCCTTCGACGCCAGCGCCATGCGCGGCGCGGCCGATCGCATGGTGGCCCAGCCCGAGCGGGCGCTGGCGCGGGCCCGCGCGGCCGCGGCGCGGCTGGTCGAGGCGGAGCTGACCACCGAGGCCTTCGCGGCCCAGCACGTGCGGATCACGCGCGAGCTGCTGCAGCGCCGCCGCGTCACGGCCGGCGCCGCCGCGCCGCTGCCGCTGGCCGATTCGCGCACGCCCTCGAACTGA
- a CDS encoding glycosyltransferase family 2 protein: protein MKLSVLVPTYRRPADLARCLIALQRQRRAPDQVIVVARPEDDATHECLADPRVRGALPLVVAPVEVGGQVAALNRGLDTAQGDVVAITDDDAAPHPDWLERIAAAFAADARLGALGGRDWVHEKGRVIDGERPEVGRVRLSGKLIGNHHLGIGGAREVDMLKGANMIYRRAAISGLRFDTRLRGAGAQTHNDMAFSMAVKRRGWKLVYDPAVAVDHYPAERFDEDRRDAASRQAIVNAAYNLHLTLREHLPPARREIAWWWYALVGTRVYPGFAHVLLSFGPRGGSRVRERWRAVREGAHDARRETSATGRPLATA from the coding sequence ATGAAACTCTCCGTACTGGTCCCGACCTACCGGCGTCCCGCCGATCTCGCGCGCTGCCTGATCGCGCTGCAGCGCCAGCGCCGCGCGCCCGACCAGGTGATCGTGGTGGCCCGTCCCGAGGACGATGCCACCCATGAATGCCTGGCCGATCCGCGCGTGCGCGGCGCGCTGCCGCTGGTGGTCGCGCCGGTCGAGGTGGGTGGGCAGGTGGCCGCGCTCAACCGGGGCCTCGACACCGCGCAGGGCGACGTGGTGGCGATCACCGACGACGATGCCGCGCCGCATCCCGACTGGCTCGAGCGGATCGCCGCCGCGTTCGCCGCCGATGCGCGGCTGGGCGCGCTGGGCGGGCGCGACTGGGTGCACGAGAAGGGCCGCGTGATCGACGGCGAGCGGCCCGAGGTGGGCCGCGTGCGGCTCTCGGGCAAGCTGATCGGCAACCATCACCTGGGCATCGGCGGCGCGCGGGAGGTCGACATGCTCAAGGGCGCCAACATGATCTACCGCCGCGCGGCGATCTCGGGGCTGCGCTTCGACACGCGCCTGCGCGGCGCGGGCGCCCAGACCCACAACGACATGGCCTTCAGCATGGCCGTCAAGCGGCGCGGCTGGAAGCTGGTCTACGACCCGGCGGTGGCGGTCGACCACTATCCGGCCGAGCGCTTCGACGAGGACCGGCGCGATGCCGCCTCGCGCCAGGCGATCGTCAACGCCGCCTACAACCTGCACCTGACGCTGCGCGAGCACCTGCCGCCGGCGCGGCGCGAGATCGCCTGGTGGTGGTACGCGCTGGTCGGCACGCGCGTCTATCCGGGCTTCGCGCACGTGCTGCTGTCGTTCGGTCCGCGCGGCGGCTCGCGGGTGCGCGAGCGCTGGCGCGCGGTGCGCGAGGGCGCCCACGACGCGCGCCGCGAGACCTCGGCCACGGGCCGGCCGCTGGCTACCGCATGA
- a CDS encoding polysaccharide biosynthesis tyrosine autokinase, producing the protein MVNTQVKHPYADMAAKPDDEDVVLGQLIQVILDDIWLLLGIAALIVALAGVYCYLAKPIYSADAHVRVEAADNTSQALTQTQTGAVINGGPATPATDAEIEIIKSRGVVGPVVEQCKLNFSVAPKTFPLLGAISARLAAPGKLAKPWLGMSSYAWGGEQAAVDSIDVTPALEGKKLMLTAGADGAYTLANEDGGLLLRGRVGERAEGNGVSLLVSQLVARPGTQFVVVRQNDLDAITAFQSAIQVSEQGKQTGVVQISLEGKDPVQTAMIANALAQSYLQQHVNSKQAEANKMLDFLKSEEPRLKSDLERAEAALTEYQSTSGSINASDEAKVYLEGSIQYEQQIAAQRLQLASLEQRFTPEHPMVIAANQQLAQLQKERDKYADKFRSLPATEVKAVALQRNAKVAEDIYVLLLNRVQELSVQRAGTGGNIRLVDAALRPGVPVKPKKALILSAAVILGLIVGTGVVFLRRNLFHGIEDPERVERMFNLPMYGLIPKSVELERLDAAAQKSGSDMRPILAVARPKDLSVESLRSLRTAMQFALMDAKNRVMVLTGPTPGIGKSFLTVNLAALLAHSGKRVLLIDADMRRGALDRYFGVPRRNGLSELLSDQIALEEAIRETQVPGLSFIPTGQRPPNPSELLMSPRLALYLDGLGKRYDAVIVDSPPILAVTDATIFGVLAGSTFLVLRSGMHTEGEIGDSIKRLRTAGVQLQGGIFNGVPPRTRGYGRGYASVHEYLNA; encoded by the coding sequence CGTGCGCGTCGAGGCGGCTGACAACACCTCGCAGGCGCTGACCCAGACCCAGACCGGCGCGGTGATCAACGGCGGGCCGGCCACGCCCGCCACCGACGCCGAGATCGAGATCATCAAGAGCCGCGGCGTGGTCGGCCCGGTGGTCGAGCAGTGCAAGCTGAACTTCTCGGTGGCGCCCAAGACCTTCCCGCTGCTGGGCGCGATCTCGGCGCGCCTGGCCGCGCCGGGCAAGCTGGCCAAGCCCTGGCTCGGCATGAGCTCCTATGCCTGGGGCGGCGAGCAGGCGGCGGTCGACTCGATCGACGTGACGCCGGCGCTCGAAGGCAAGAAGCTGATGCTGACGGCCGGCGCCGACGGCGCCTACACGCTGGCCAACGAGGACGGCGGCCTGCTGCTGCGCGGCCGCGTGGGCGAGCGCGCCGAGGGCAATGGCGTGTCGCTGCTGGTCAGCCAGCTGGTGGCGCGGCCCGGCACGCAGTTCGTGGTGGTGCGCCAGAACGACCTGGACGCGATCACCGCCTTCCAGTCGGCGATCCAGGTGAGCGAGCAGGGCAAGCAGACCGGCGTGGTGCAGATCTCGCTGGAGGGCAAGGACCCGGTGCAGACCGCGATGATCGCCAACGCGCTGGCGCAGTCCTACCTGCAGCAGCACGTCAACAGCAAGCAGGCCGAGGCCAACAAGATGCTGGACTTCCTCAAGAGCGAGGAGCCGCGCCTGAAGTCCGACCTGGAGCGCGCCGAGGCCGCGCTGACCGAGTACCAGAGCACCTCGGGCTCGATCAACGCGAGCGACGAGGCCAAGGTCTACCTGGAGGGCAGCATCCAGTACGAGCAGCAGATCGCCGCGCAGCGCCTGCAACTGGCCTCGCTCGAACAGCGCTTCACGCCCGAGCATCCGATGGTGATCGCGGCCAACCAGCAGCTCGCGCAACTGCAGAAGGAACGCGACAAGTACGCAGACAAGTTCCGCAGCCTGCCGGCCACCGAGGTCAAGGCGGTCGCGCTGCAGCGCAACGCCAAGGTCGCCGAGGACATCTACGTGCTGCTGCTCAACCGCGTGCAGGAGCTCTCGGTGCAGCGCGCCGGCACCGGCGGCAACATCCGCCTGGTGGACGCGGCGCTGCGCCCCGGCGTGCCGGTCAAGCCGAAGAAGGCGCTGATCCTGTCGGCGGCGGTGATCCTGGGCCTGATCGTCGGCACCGGCGTGGTGTTCCTGCGCCGCAACCTGTTCCACGGCATCGAGGATCCGGAGCGCGTCGAGCGCATGTTCAACCTGCCGATGTACGGCCTGATCCCGAAGAGCGTCGAGCTCGAACGGCTCGACGCGGCGGCCCAGAAGAGCGGCAGCGACATGCGCCCGATCCTGGCGGTGGCGCGGCCCAAGGACCTCAGCGTGGAAAGCCTGCGCAGCCTGCGCACCGCCATGCAGTTCGCGCTGATGGACGCCAAGAACCGCGTGATGGTGCTGACCGGCCCGACCCCGGGCATCGGCAAGAGCTTCCTGACCGTCAACCTGGCCGCGTTGCTGGCGCATTCGGGCAAGCGCGTGCTGCTGATCGACGCCGACATGCGTCGCGGCGCGCTCGACCGCTACTTCGGCGTGCCGCGCCGCAACGGCCTGTCCGAGCTGCTGAGCGACCAGATCGCGCTGGAGGAGGCGATCCGCGAGACCCAGGTGCCGGGGCTGTCCTTCATCCCGACCGGCCAGCGCCCGCCCAATCCCTCCGAGCTGCTGATGTCGCCGCGCCTGGCGCTCTACCTCGACGGGCTCGGCAAGCGCTACGACGCGGTGATCGTCGATTCGCCGCCGATCCTGGCCGTTACCGACGCGACCATCTTCGGCGTGCTGGCCGGCTCCACCTTCCTAGTGCTGCGCTCGGGCATGCATACCGAGGGCGAGATCGGCGATTCGATCAAGCGGCTGCGCACCGCGGGCGTGCAGTTGCAAGGCGGCATCTTCAACGGCGTGCCGCCGCGCACGCGCGGCTACGGCCGGGGTTATGCCTCGGTCCACGAATACCTGAACGCCTGA